The stretch of DNA AAGAAGGGTGATTCTTGCTTATGAAACCACATCCCAATGTTTTGCTAGTCGATGTGAGATTATAAGCAGTGATCCTTCCTTTATCAACATATCTTTTCTTAAACGATATAAAATTGTAAAGATGgtattcactttcaaaattcataATACCTCATAGCAGATTAAATCTGAGAATCTTTgcatcgatatatatatatatatgaattgattCAATTGCAGGAAGAAAAATCGAGCTTTGATTTCGTATTCGTGGATGCCCAAAAGGAGGATTACATGAAATTTCACGAGAAAGTGATGGAATTGGTGAAAATTGGAGGAATTATAGCTTATGATAACACTTTATGGCTTGGGCCAGTCGCTTACAAACAAGACGAATACGAGAAGCACAGTGAAATGCCTGAATCTGTGTGGAGAAATAGGGATTATGTGATTCAATTTAATAGCTTCTTAGCATCTAATCCTCAAATTGAGTCCTCTCTTCTTTCAATTGGTGATGGCCTAACCCTTTGTAGGCGCCTATATTAGTCATTGAACTTTGTCTTATAACAAAGGTACTATGATTTTGTTTATTGTAAGTGGAGTTTTTTTAACTATATAAGTAAGGTTAATGAATAATATCggtatgttttgattcaattttaattttttaatcgatataataataaatttaccctttaacatttattttttgtCACTTTGGTCATAAATTTTTTAGGTCACTTTAACCCTCTTCAAAAATTAGTTAAATTGTGTTTTTTAAACGAAAAAACTGATCAAACTGTTAATAACGACATTGAATTGTTAGTTCATGTGACAGTCCACATGCACTTCAATGCTGCcatagataattttttaaaaacattatgaactttttattaatttcttaaaatttttatgaagtaCGTGTGGGCTACCTTGTCATTGCTATTAAAATTTTAGCGGTCCAAATAGTTTTTCTACCCAAAGAAAGGAAAATTGACTTTATTTTGAAGGTTTATGgccaaaataatctaaaaaaaaattaaggctaaagtttaaaaaaaaaagaaacgttaaaggttaaatttattattattcttttttgatCATCTAAAGACACGTGACAGTGTTTTTCTCCTTAtggagtttttaaaaaaaactccacTAGGCCTATTTATGGGCCAAATCATGGCTGTCGAAACcgcttttttgaaaacaaaaattttggttgtcgactttaaaaacaaaacaggagtcgccaccgatcctttataaaggtgtgatcggcccaccgtaaaaaaataattttggtttgcgaaatttgagaaaataggttcgggagtcagttacgcacgaggaaggattagcaccctcgtaatgcccaaaattggtaccaaattaatttttgttaatgccttagtgtcgaaaatttgaaaagattttaaaaggaaactCTTTATTtcatgaataaatcaaaatagtaagacattcatatttcaaagaaataaaacaccacacccagtgagttagggcacaatgtttttaaatctccaaaatacccgaatattgccttttgcttttgaaaattcttatttcgagaagtcAAAATATcaggaccagtaagttaggacccaacattttgaaTCCCCGAGAATAAGCTTCatttgaaatttgtgaatttattgcaaaacaaatacttggctttctaaactcatcgaaaaataatcgcgatccagtaatttaggacacgatctttcacgagaatcatgaatgccaaatattttggaaTTTATAAAATAGGATGATTTAAATACTTTGAGAAAATCAAAATCTATATTTTTAAAAGGGATGCTAAAAAGGGTTAAGGTATAACATGAAACGGATACTctaatttcaaacatatatgaataaatatttacaaatatatatacaagtaggtataatataca from Gossypium hirsutum isolate 1008001.06 chromosome D04, Gossypium_hirsutum_v2.1, whole genome shotgun sequence encodes:
- the LOC107898327 gene encoding flavonoid 3',5'-methyltransferase, which gives rise to MNVPVDEAQFLSMLLKIMNAKKTMEIGVFTGYSLLGTALALPDDGQITAIDLDIEAYETGLPFIQKAGVEHKINFIQSDAFVVLNDLINGEEKSSFDFVFVDAQKEDYMKFHEKVMELVKIGGIIAYDNTLWLGPVAYKQDEYEKHSEMPESVWRNRDYVIQFNSFLASNPQIESSLLSIGDGLTLCRRLY